The following proteins are encoded in a genomic region of Thioflexithrix psekupsensis:
- a CDS encoding AAA family ATPase encodes MGQNPTPNHNRYFILRWDFSMMDGHGSVEDIKRALHNQINASIRGMGIRYPDIFSSVFINQEDSMESFHHLVELAQSTPHKLYLLIDEYDNFANEVMVADHSNYETLVMGEGFLKTVFKNIKGLSAGMGIDRVFIAGVSPIVMSDVSSGYNVASNITLMPKFADLCGLHETEVIDVLKQIAQKCQLSEEQQAEALAMMRRFYNGYRFDDNEDKIYNPTLALYFLRYLQEYCKYPKQMLDSNLAMDSNRIGYVASLPHGYEIIARILDPDNPPKIDWPSDKFGVKDMLFGAKDQPFMASLLFYLGVLTFGERDFMGRLTLQIPNLVIRRLYLERLQEMLLPKYEDRESIRHIAEHFYHSGDIEPLCDFVETRFFQVFDNRDYRWANELVIKTAFLTILFNDIFYVMDSEQELNKGYADLSLIVRPDIPKLSHS; translated from the coding sequence ATTGGACAAAATCCCACGCCTAATCATAATCGTTATTTTATTCTGCGTTGGGATTTTTCTATGATGGACGGACATGGCTCAGTCGAGGATATTAAACGCGCTTTGCATAATCAAATCAATGCCAGTATTCGCGGTATGGGCATACGCTATCCTGATATATTTAGTTCAGTTTTCATTAACCAAGAAGATTCAATGGAATCTTTTCATCATCTGGTCGAATTAGCACAATCCACGCCGCACAAACTTTATTTACTGATTGATGAATATGATAATTTTGCCAATGAAGTGATGGTTGCCGATCACTCAAATTATGAGACTTTGGTGATGGGCGAAGGTTTTTTAAAAACCGTCTTTAAAAACATTAAAGGCTTGAGCGCAGGCATGGGCATTGACCGCGTATTTATTGCAGGTGTTTCTCCCATTGTAATGAGCGATGTCAGCAGTGGTTATAACGTTGCCAGTAATATCACTTTAATGCCAAAATTTGCTGATTTATGCGGTTTACATGAAACGGAAGTCATTGATGTACTTAAACAAATTGCGCAAAAATGTCAATTATCCGAAGAACAACAGGCAGAAGCTTTAGCCATGATGCGTCGTTTTTATAATGGCTATCGCTTTGATGACAATGAAGACAAAATTTATAATCCCACGCTGGCTTTGTATTTTCTGCGCTATTTACAAGAATATTGCAAATATCCCAAACAAATGCTTGACAGCAATTTAGCGATGGACAGCAACCGTATTGGCTACGTGGCGAGTTTACCGCATGGATATGAAATCATTGCGCGAATTTTAGACCCTGATAATCCACCTAAAATTGATTGGCCTTCGGATAAATTCGGCGTGAAAGACATGTTATTTGGTGCCAAAGACCAGCCATTTATGGCTTCTTTATTGTTTTATTTAGGGGTTTTAACCTTTGGTGAGCGGGATTTTATGGGGCGTTTGACTTTGCAAATTCCTAATTTAGTTATTCGTCGTTTATATCTTGAACGTTTGCAAGAAATGCTATTGCCTAAGTATGAAGATCGTGAATCAATTCGCCATATTGCAGAACATTTTTATCATTCTGGCGATATTGAACCGCTGTGCGATTTTGTTGAAACCCGCTTTTTTCAAGTGTTTGATAATCGTGATTATCGTTGGGCAAATGAATTAGTGATTAAAACCGCATTTTTAACTATTTTATTTAATGATATTTTCTATGTCATGGATTCTGAGCAGGAATTGAACAAAGGCTATGCTGATTTAAGTTTAATTGTGCGTCCTGATATACCAAAATTAAGTCATTCATAA